From Cellulophaga lytica DSM 7489, a single genomic window includes:
- a CDS encoding TetR/AcrR family transcriptional regulator, which yields MKEKILEKATDLFLSLGFKSVTMDDLANELGMSKKTIYTYFDNKTKLIEESTSHLFCNITKGINNICALNHNPIEEMFEIRKFIISNLKDESSSPIYQLQKYYPKIHQSLKKEQFTFMQKCVLANLDEGIKLGLFRKNLDTEFISRIYFSGMTAIKDDDFFPPEKFSKIKLMDNYLEYHLRGIVTIKGEKLLTDIIKSNQS from the coding sequence ATGAAAGAAAAAATTTTAGAAAAAGCTACAGATTTATTCTTAAGCCTAGGTTTTAAGAGTGTTACAATGGATGATTTAGCCAACGAATTGGGGATGTCTAAAAAAACCATTTACACCTACTTTGACAATAAAACAAAGTTAATAGAGGAAAGTACCTCTCATTTATTTTGTAATATTACTAAAGGGATAAACAATATTTGTGCATTAAACCACAACCCTATTGAAGAAATGTTTGAGATAAGAAAATTTATAATCTCTAACCTAAAAGATGAAAGTTCATCTCCAATTTATCAACTACAAAAGTACTATCCTAAAATACACCAATCATTAAAAAAAGAGCAGTTTACATTTATGCAAAAATGTGTATTAGCAAATTTAGATGAAGGAATAAAATTGGGATTATTTAGAAAAAATTTAGACACAGAATTTATTTCTAGAATATACTTTTCTGGGATGACGGCTATTAAGGATGATGACTTTTTTCCGCCTGAAAAATTTTCAAAAATAAAATTAATGGACAATTATTTAGAATACCACTTAAGAGGAATAGTAACTATAAAAGGAGAAAAATTATTAACTGATATTATCAAATCAAATCAATCATAA
- a CDS encoding polyprenyl synthetase family protein: MHTIDQYRESFLEELNKITTEKEPKNLYEPINYILQLGGKRLRPILALMTADVFETDFKKAIPAAMAVEVFHNFSLVHDDIMDDAPLRRGKATVHEKWDINTGILSGDAMLIEAYRLLEQYDGEQYKKLNVLFSTTALQVCEGQQYDVDFETRDDVTIPEYLKMIEYKTAVLVAAAMKMGAIIAETTVENEDLIYDFGKNLGIAFQLQDDYLDAFGDPKTFGKQVGGDIIENKKTYLYLKALELSSNAEQNSLDQLFSIQPTNNNDKIATVKVIFEESKADVATKQAIEDYTQKAFNVLDKLEIPATNKEALKQFGLWLMTRKV, encoded by the coding sequence ATGCACACCATTGACCAGTATAGAGAGTCTTTTTTAGAAGAATTAAACAAAATTACAACAGAAAAGGAGCCTAAAAACTTATATGAACCTATTAATTATATACTGCAATTAGGTGGTAAGCGTTTGCGTCCTATTTTGGCATTAATGACTGCAGATGTTTTTGAAACAGATTTTAAAAAAGCGATACCAGCAGCTATGGCCGTTGAGGTTTTTCATAATTTTTCTTTAGTTCATGATGATATTATGGATGATGCACCATTAAGAAGAGGAAAAGCAACTGTGCATGAAAAATGGGATATTAATACTGGTATTTTATCTGGAGATGCAATGCTAATTGAAGCATATAGGCTTTTAGAACAGTATGATGGTGAGCAATACAAAAAACTAAATGTACTTTTTAGTACTACTGCTTTGCAAGTTTGTGAAGGGCAGCAATATGATGTTGATTTTGAAACTAGAGATGATGTTACCATACCAGAATACTTAAAAATGATTGAGTATAAAACTGCTGTTTTGGTTGCTGCTGCTATGAAAATGGGAGCTATAATAGCAGAAACTACGGTAGAAAATGAAGACTTAATTTACGATTTTGGTAAAAATTTAGGTATAGCTTTTCAGTTGCAAGATGATTATTTAGATGCTTTTGGTGACCCAAAGACATTTGGTAAACAAGTAGGTGGTGATATTATAGAAAACAAAAAAACATACTTGTACTTAAAAGCATTAGAACTTTCCTCTAACGCAGAGCAAAACTCATTAGATCAGTTGTTTTCTATACAACCAACAAATAATAATGATAAAATAGCTACTGTAAAAGTTATTTTTGAAGAGTCTAAAGCAGATGTTGCTACAAAGCAAGCTATAGAAGATTATACGCAAAAAGCCTTTAATGTTTTAGATAAGCTAGAAATACCTGCTACAAACAAAGAAGCATTAAAGCAATTTGGGTTATGGCTAATGACCAGAAAAGTGTAA
- a CDS encoding TolC family protein — translation MKRSLTLLVLLLSIQMGFSQEKPTSFSLQEAINYALEHNYSAINAERDIEDAQKQKWETIASGLPQVNGAISYQNQLKQPVSLIPGELAGGTPGSFIPVVFGQKQSTSATATLSQQIFDGSYIVGVQATKTFIDYSANSKEKNALDVRKAVVEAYGNVLLAEESAAILEKNKTALEKNLNETQKIFENGLTEEESVEQLQITLASITNQLKNAIRLKKITVQMLNLVMGLELDNPTKLTEDLDILTEKQIDFNLVESDLVLENNVDYKMALNLNEQRALELKLEKSKALPTLNAFVNFGYTAYSQEFDFLKKETDWFNSSILGFDLNIPIFSSLRRSASTQRAKIALEKAKTQKTEAEESLRLSWENAKSEYILAIEQYQTNKDNLGLAERIEKKNQVKYFEGLATSFELRQAQTQLYAVQQEYLQSMVDVINKKTALELILNN, via the coding sequence ATGAAAAGGAGTTTAACATTATTAGTATTGCTTTTGAGCATACAAATGGGATTTTCTCAGGAGAAACCCACTAGTTTCTCGCTACAAGAAGCAATTAACTACGCATTAGAGCACAATTATAGTGCTATAAATGCAGAACGAGACATAGAAGATGCGCAAAAGCAAAAATGGGAAACCATTGCTAGCGGTTTACCGCAAGTAAATGGTGCAATTAGCTACCAAAACCAATTAAAGCAACCTGTATCTTTAATACCAGGAGAATTAGCAGGTGGTACACCAGGGTCTTTTATACCTGTAGTTTTTGGACAAAAACAATCTACTAGTGCTACAGCAACTTTAAGTCAGCAAATTTTTGATGGCTCATATATTGTAGGTGTACAAGCAACTAAAACGTTTATAGATTACAGCGCTAATAGTAAAGAAAAAAATGCTTTAGATGTACGCAAGGCAGTTGTAGAAGCATATGGCAATGTACTTTTAGCAGAAGAAAGTGCTGCTATATTAGAGAAAAACAAAACCGCTTTAGAAAAAAACCTTAACGAAACGCAAAAGATTTTTGAAAATGGTTTAACTGAAGAAGAGAGTGTAGAGCAACTGCAAATTACTTTAGCATCTATAACAAACCAGTTAAAAAACGCAATTAGACTTAAAAAAATTACAGTGCAAATGCTAAATTTAGTAATGGGCTTAGAACTAGACAACCCAACTAAATTAACAGAAGACTTAGATATTTTAACTGAAAAGCAGATAGATTTTAATTTAGTAGAAAGCGATTTAGTTTTAGAAAATAATGTAGACTACAAAATGGCACTTAACTTAAATGAGCAACGTGCATTAGAGCTTAAGTTAGAAAAAAGTAAAGCACTACCAACACTTAATGCTTTTGTAAATTTTGGATACACAGCTTACAGTCAAGAATTTGATTTTTTAAAGAAGGAAACAGATTGGTTTAACTCATCAATTTTAGGTTTTGATCTTAATATTCCAATATTTAGTTCTTTACGCAGAAGTGCATCTACACAACGTGCCAAAATTGCATTAGAAAAAGCAAAAACACAAAAAACAGAAGCAGAAGAATCTTTACGTTTAAGTTGGGAAAATGCAAAAAGTGAATACATTTTAGCAATAGAACAATACCAAACAAATAAAGACAATTTAGGCTTAGCAGAACGCATAGAGAAAAAAAACCAGGTAAAGTATTTTGAAGGTTTAGCTACAAGTTTTGAACTTAGACAGGCACAAACACAATTGTACGCAGTACAACAAGAGTACTTACAGTCTATGGTAGACGTAATTAATAAAAAAACAGCTTTAGAATTAATTCTAAATAACTAA
- a CDS encoding thioredoxin family protein, whose translation MKLHYPKILIGLLIGYINCTQLNAQAHKLNWLSFNQLEDSLAVKPKKVLIHFYADWCSLCNKMERKTYKDTTVINKLKKEYYVVKMNVESTKKITFGGKVYENKNFKKVNAIHEIPLLMASRKNKPFSLPVTVILDDTFTATARYFQYLNAKQLLKTIQ comes from the coding sequence ATGAAATTGCACTACCCAAAAATACTTATTGGCCTATTAATTGGCTATATAAACTGTACTCAATTAAATGCACAAGCGCACAAATTAAACTGGCTAAGCTTTAACCAGCTTGAAGACTCTTTAGCTGTAAAACCAAAAAAAGTACTCATACACTTTTATGCAGACTGGTGTAGTTTATGCAATAAAATGGAACGTAAAACTTACAAAGACACCACCGTAATTAACAAATTAAAAAAAGAGTATTACGTAGTTAAAATGAATGTAGAATCCACTAAAAAAATAACATTTGGCGGCAAAGTTTATGAGAACAAAAACTTTAAAAAAGTAAATGCTATTCATGAAATACCTTTATTAATGGCTAGCCGAAAAAACAAACCATTTTCATTACCAGTAACAGTTATTTTAGATGATACATTTACGGCAACAGCTAGGTATTTTCAATATTTAAATGCAAAACAACTTTTAAAAACAATACAATAA
- a CDS encoding efflux RND transporter permease subunit, which yields MSKIQKNADKEFKISSWAIDNPSVIYVLIGLFLWIGLSAYMAMPREDFPEVIETKIYISTPYPGNTAEDIERLITDPLEDKIKNVSNVVEVTSTSQEDYAMIIVEFDEGITVQEAKQKIKDEVDAEKASEDWPTFNGAKVEPNVFDLNLSEEMPIMNINFTGDYPVEKLKDFAEYLQDKVEDLQEIKQADIRGAQEKEVEIAVDIYKMMAAKISFDDVLNTIRGGNVTMSAGNLKTKEQRRTIRILGEVKDPQLLNNFVVKSENGATYLRDIATITFSEEDKTTYAREFGESVVMLDVKKRAGQNSISASDQIKEIVKKAQKEYYPPDLKISIANDSSTKTLNQVDDLVNNIIFGIILVVTVLMFFLGFRNALFVGFAIPMSMFMSFMILSLLGYTLNTMILFGMIMGLGMLVDNGIVVVENVYRLMDEGLSKVEAAKKGVGEIAFPIIVSTLTTVAAFVPLGLWPGVMGQFMKFFPITLSVVLGSSLLVAILMNSMLVSRFMELGEKELTVKQLIRLSIILGGFGLLILIFGGAMRGLGSVMIITAIMFWAYKYFIKKLAIRFQKNTMVKFENWYERRLKHALRGGNVYWYVGVTFVLLLVVFMLFGMSIGSKRTKIEFFPDNIPNEISVYIEYPEGTSIEKTNAITKVIEKRVYDLLDDDIYKHNGENFIVDSAVSQVGEGAGNPQTDGGSTAEMPHKGKITVNFSEFKFRRGINTEDIRAKVQKALSGIYPGVNISVEKDSNGPPAGYPINIELEGKDYNELIATAESIKNFINTKNIAGIEEIKIDVNKSKPSMEVVVDREKAGELGVSVAQVGNQLRRALFGEKAGVYKEDGDDYDINVRFNEDLRYNTNALFNQNIIFRDPSNGQIKEIPVSAVATTKNTSGFSAIKHRDNERVVTIYSGLEPGFTDAAAIVDEIQKEMEDYKGKPSTVKIDYTGQIEEQNKQMIFLVSAFFSGLGLIMLILIFQFGGISKPIIIMIAIFLSFIGVFGGLMITGWSFVIMMTMMGIISLAGIVVNNGVVLLDYTQILIDRKKVKLGLDEGDVLSRAEATEAIVTGGKARLRPVILTAVTTVLGLIPLAIGLNIDFFALFSEFNPHIYIGGDNVIFWGPLAWTVIFGLIVATFLTLIIVPALFDITYRLKIRFSKKTEETKISAE from the coding sequence ATGAGCAAAATACAAAAAAACGCCGACAAGGAATTTAAAATATCCTCATGGGCAATAGATAACCCTTCCGTTATTTATGTGCTAATTGGACTATTTTTATGGATAGGACTCTCTGCTTATATGGCAATGCCAAGAGAAGATTTCCCTGAAGTAATTGAAACCAAAATATATATAAGCACACCATACCCTGGTAACACTGCTGAAGATATAGAACGTTTAATTACAGATCCTTTAGAAGATAAAATAAAAAACGTAAGTAATGTTGTAGAGGTAACATCTACCTCGCAAGAAGACTATGCTATGATTATAGTAGAGTTTGACGAAGGCATTACTGTACAAGAGGCTAAACAAAAAATTAAAGACGAGGTAGATGCAGAAAAAGCAAGTGAAGACTGGCCTACTTTTAATGGTGCAAAAGTAGAACCTAATGTTTTTGATCTTAACTTGTCTGAAGAAATGCCTATTATGAACATTAACTTTACAGGAGATTATCCTGTAGAAAAGTTAAAAGATTTTGCAGAGTATTTACAAGATAAAGTTGAAGACTTGCAAGAAATAAAACAGGCAGACATACGTGGTGCTCAAGAAAAAGAAGTAGAAATTGCAGTAGACATTTATAAAATGATGGCTGCTAAAATTAGTTTTGATGATGTTTTAAATACAATAAGAGGCGGTAATGTTACTATGTCTGCTGGTAATTTAAAAACAAAAGAACAAAGAAGAACTATACGTATTTTAGGCGAAGTAAAAGACCCACAATTACTAAACAACTTTGTGGTTAAATCAGAAAATGGTGCTACTTACCTTAGAGATATTGCTACTATTACTTTTTCTGAAGAAGATAAAACTACCTATGCCAGAGAGTTTGGAGAAAGCGTAGTAATGTTAGATGTAAAAAAGAGAGCAGGACAAAACTCAATTTCTGCATCAGACCAAATAAAAGAAATTGTAAAAAAGGCCCAAAAAGAATATTACCCACCAGATTTAAAAATTTCTATTGCAAACGACTCATCAACAAAAACCTTAAACCAAGTAGATGATCTTGTAAACAACATCATCTTTGGTATTATATTAGTTGTAACCGTTTTAATGTTCTTTTTAGGATTTAGAAATGCACTATTTGTTGGTTTTGCCATTCCTATGTCTATGTTTATGTCTTTTATGATATTATCTTTACTAGGCTACACCCTAAACACAATGATTCTTTTTGGAATGATTATGGGACTTGGTATGCTTGTAGATAACGGTATTGTGGTTGTAGAAAACGTATACCGTTTAATGGATGAAGGTTTGTCTAAAGTTGAAGCTGCAAAAAAAGGTGTTGGCGAAATTGCTTTCCCAATTATTGTATCTACACTTACAACAGTTGCAGCCTTTGTACCTCTTGGTTTATGGCCGGGCGTAATGGGCCAGTTTATGAAATTTTTCCCAATAACACTATCTGTTGTTTTAGGTTCTTCATTACTTGTTGCTATTTTAATGAACTCTATGCTGGTTTCTAGATTTATGGAACTAGGCGAAAAAGAACTTACCGTTAAACAACTTATACGCTTAAGTATTATTCTTGGTGGTTTTGGTTTACTAATATTAATTTTTGGTGGTGCAATGAGAGGCTTAGGCTCTGTAATGATTATTACTGCAATAATGTTCTGGGCTTACAAGTATTTTATTAAAAAATTGGCTATTCGTTTCCAAAAAAACACAATGGTTAAGTTTGAAAACTGGTACGAGCGCAGATTAAAACACGCCTTAAGAGGCGGCAACGTTTACTGGTATGTAGGCGTAACTTTTGTGCTTTTACTTGTTGTTTTTATGCTTTTTGGTATGTCTATTGGCAGTAAAAGAACCAAAATAGAATTTTTCCCAGACAACATTCCTAATGAAATATCTGTTTACATAGAATACCCAGAAGGTACTTCTATTGAGAAAACAAATGCCATTACAAAGGTTATAGAAAAAAGAGTTTATGATCTTTTAGATGATGATATTTACAAGCACAATGGAGAAAATTTTATTGTAGATTCTGCAGTTTCTCAAGTTGGTGAGGGTGCTGGTAACCCACAAACAGATGGTGGTTCTACCGCAGAAATGCCGCATAAAGGTAAAATAACGGTAAACTTTAGCGAGTTTAAATTTAGAAGAGGAATTAACACAGAAGATATACGTGCAAAGGTGCAAAAAGCACTAAGCGGTATTTACCCAGGTGTAAATATATCTGTAGAAAAAGACTCTAATGGACCACCTGCTGGCTACCCTATTAATATAGAATTAGAAGGTAAAGACTATAATGAACTTATAGCAACAGCAGAAAGCATTAAAAACTTTATTAACACCAAAAATATAGCTGGTATAGAAGAAATAAAGATTGATGTAAACAAGAGTAAACCTTCTATGGAGGTTGTGGTAGACCGCGAAAAAGCTGGTGAACTAGGAGTATCTGTTGCTCAAGTTGGTAATCAATTACGTAGAGCATTGTTTGGAGAAAAAGCAGGGGTTTACAAAGAGGATGGTGATGATTATGACATTAACGTTCGCTTCAATGAAGATTTACGCTACAATACAAATGCATTATTTAACCAGAATATAATTTTTAGGGATCCATCTAACGGACAAATAAAAGAAATTCCGGTTTCTGCTGTTGCCACTACTAAAAACACCTCTGGTTTTAGCGCTATTAAGCACAGAGATAACGAGCGTGTTGTAACAATCTACTCTGGTTTAGAACCTGGTTTTACAGATGCTGCTGCAATTGTAGATGAGATACAAAAAGAAATGGAGGATTACAAAGGCAAACCTTCTACCGTAAAAATAGATTACACTGGCCAAATTGAAGAGCAAAATAAACAAATGATATTTCTTGTTAGCGCATTCTTTTCTGGTCTAGGCTTAATTATGCTAATTCTAATATTTCAGTTTGGTGGTATTTCTAAACCAATAATTATAATGATAGCCATTTTCCTAAGCTTTATTGGTGTGTTTGGTGGACTAATGATTACTGGGTGGTCTTTTGTTATAATGATGACAATGATGGGTATTATATCCTTAGCAGGTATTGTAGTAAACAATGGTGTTGTATTGTTAGATTATACCCAAATACTTATAGACCGTAAAAAAGTGAAGCTTGGCTTAGATGAAGGAGATGTTTTATCTAGAGCAGAAGCCACAGAAGCAATTGTAACTGGTGGTAAAGCAAGGTTAAGACCTGTAATTTTAACCGCAGTTACTACGGTACTTGGGCTAATACCACTTGCCATTGGTTTAAATATAGATTTCTTTGCTCTATTCTCAGAGTTTAATCCGCATATATACATTGGTGGTGACAACGTTATATTCTGGGGACCTTTAGCTTGGACAGTTATATTTGGACTTATAGTAGCTACATTTTTAACCTTAATAATTGTACCTGCATTGTTTGACATAACATACAGGTTAAAAATAAGGTTCTCTAAAAAAACTGAAGAAACTAAAATTAGTGCAGAGTAA
- a CDS encoding efflux RND transporter periplasmic adaptor subunit, with translation MKKIFYILTLTAVVTACGSKNNSVESIIAKGDIEAIREKKATVSEEHKKLEMQMFKLDSAIAEIQGNKNLPLVSTLTTKNQVFNHFLELQGNVQTKQNVLIYPEMAGTLKRVYVKEGQKVNKGQILATIDDGGMSSQLAQLKTQAELAKTTYERQQRLWEQKIGSEIQYLQAKTNYEAQVNAIKQAESQLGKSSIRAPFTGIIDDVIKEQGTVVAPGMGSEVFRIVNLSNMYLDVEVPETYIKSIKNGKEAVVYFPILNDSVVTKVRQTGNFINPSNRSFVVEIPVPNKNGNIKPNLTAKVRLNDYTSNEAILIPQSVISENANGEQYVYVAEKTEENYANAKKKIITTGKSQGPLTEVVSGLTANEHVIKEGARTVKDGQKVEILNQ, from the coding sequence ATGAAAAAAATATTCTACATACTAACACTTACAGCAGTTGTTACTGCCTGCGGAAGCAAAAACAATTCTGTAGAAAGCATTATTGCTAAGGGAGATATAGAAGCCATAAGAGAAAAGAAAGCTACTGTTTCTGAAGAGCACAAAAAGCTAGAGATGCAAATGTTTAAGCTAGACTCTGCCATTGCAGAAATACAAGGAAACAAAAACCTTCCTTTAGTAAGTACATTAACCACTAAAAATCAGGTTTTTAATCACTTTTTAGAACTACAAGGTAACGTACAAACAAAACAAAATGTTTTAATATACCCAGAAATGGCTGGTACATTAAAAAGAGTATACGTTAAAGAAGGACAAAAAGTAAACAAAGGGCAAATACTTGCTACTATAGATGATGGTGGTATGAGCAGTCAACTTGCACAATTAAAAACACAAGCAGAACTGGCAAAAACTACTTACGAAAGGCAACAAAGACTTTGGGAGCAAAAAATAGGTTCTGAAATACAATACCTACAGGCTAAAACCAATTACGAAGCCCAAGTAAACGCTATTAAACAGGCAGAAAGTCAATTAGGCAAATCTAGCATTAGAGCTCCTTTTACTGGCATTATAGACGATGTTATTAAAGAGCAAGGAACTGTTGTTGCCCCTGGTATGGGATCTGAAGTTTTTAGAATTGTAAACTTATCTAATATGTATTTAGATGTAGAGGTACCAGAGACCTACATTAAAAGCATAAAAAACGGAAAAGAAGCTGTTGTATATTTTCCAATTTTAAATGATAGCGTAGTTACTAAGGTTCGCCAAACTGGTAACTTTATTAATCCTAGTAACAGATCTTTTGTAGTAGAAATTCCGGTTCCTAATAAAAACGGAAATATAAAACCAAACTTAACAGCAAAAGTTAGACTTAATGACTACACTAGCAATGAGGCCATTTTAATACCACAAAGTGTAATTTCTGAAAATGCAAACGGAGAACAGTATGTTTATGTAGCAGAAAAAACAGAAGAAAACTATGCTAATGCTAAAAAGAAAATAATTACGACTGGTAAAAGTCAAGGTCCATTAACAGAGGTTGTATCTGGCCTAACAGCTAATGAACACGTAATTAAAGAAGGTGCAAGAACAGTTAAAGACGGACAAAAAGTTGAAATTTTAAATCAATAA